A genomic window from Thalassoroseus pseudoceratinae includes:
- a CDS encoding PGPGW domain-containing protein: MLNILLQIGGLLVLIAGLATLPLPLPIGLVLIVVGLSLLATSSQRVRNMIRSWRKRNTRFNETMRNSEQNSPNWIKSAIHETDPDGEFNESES; this comes from the coding sequence ATGTTGAACATTCTGCTCCAAATCGGCGGCCTTCTGGTGCTCATTGCTGGGCTCGCCACGCTTCCATTGCCACTTCCCATCGGTTTGGTGCTGATCGTTGTGGGGCTTTCCCTGTTGGCGACATCAAGCCAGCGAGTTCGGAACATGATCCGTTCATGGAGAAAACGGAATACTCGCTTCAACGAAACGATGCGGAATTCCGAACAAAACTCCCCTAATTGGATCAAGTCCGCCATCCACGAAACCGATCCGGATGGCGAATTCAATGAGTCAGAAAGCTGA
- a CDS encoding AAA family ATPase, with amino-acid sequence MTDTTASPDDLAAVQACEQSYNRVRDELSKVIVGQDEVIEQVLIAIFARGHALLEGVPGLAKTLLISSLAEALDLTFKRIQFTPDLMPSDVTGTEIIQENLETGRREYTFLPGPIFANLLLADEINRTPPKTQAAMLEAMQERQVSAGGSRHKLPRPFFVLATQNPLEQEGTYPLPEAQLDRFLLYIRVGYPTGAEEWEIARRVTGGHMGKISSVMGSEEIIKYQDLVNRVPVSDQVLGYAWALVRATRPGEAEAPEFINKWASWGAGPRGVLTLVTAAKARAILYGRYHATVEDVKSVAGPALRHRLAGNYAAQANDIGSEQLIEMLLKEIPSDKKYERPAA; translated from the coding sequence ATGACCGACACCACCGCCTCGCCCGATGATCTCGCGGCCGTTCAAGCTTGTGAGCAATCCTACAACCGTGTCCGTGATGAACTTTCCAAAGTCATCGTGGGCCAGGATGAAGTGATCGAGCAAGTCTTGATTGCCATCTTCGCCCGTGGACACGCTTTACTTGAAGGTGTGCCGGGGTTGGCGAAAACGCTGCTGATCTCCTCGCTCGCGGAAGCGCTCGACTTGACGTTCAAACGAATTCAGTTCACACCAGACTTGATGCCGTCCGACGTGACCGGGACGGAAATCATCCAAGAGAATCTGGAAACCGGACGGCGGGAATACACTTTCCTTCCCGGCCCGATTTTCGCGAATTTGCTGCTGGCAGACGAAATCAATCGGACACCTCCCAAGACGCAGGCGGCAATGCTCGAAGCCATGCAAGAACGGCAAGTTTCCGCCGGTGGATCGCGACATAAGTTGCCACGACCGTTCTTCGTGCTTGCCACGCAGAACCCGTTGGAGCAAGAGGGAACTTATCCATTGCCGGAAGCCCAACTCGACCGGTTCCTGCTCTACATCCGTGTTGGCTACCCGACCGGGGCGGAGGAGTGGGAAATCGCTCGACGGGTCACGGGGGGCCACATGGGGAAAATTTCGTCGGTGATGGGCAGTGAGGAAATCATCAAGTATCAGGATCTTGTGAATCGTGTGCCTGTCAGTGACCAAGTCCTTGGTTATGCCTGGGCACTCGTGCGGGCAACTCGGCCTGGTGAGGCGGAAGCTCCGGAGTTCATCAACAAATGGGCGAGTTGGGGAGCCGGTCCGCGGGGAGTGCTCACACTCGTGACCGCTGCCAAAGCCCGTGCCATTCTCTACGGCCGCTACCATGCAACCGTCGAAGACGTCAAATCTGTTGCGGGTCCCGCGTTGCGACACCGTCTCGCCGGTAACTACGCCGCTCAAGCGAATGACATCGGTAGCGAACAACTCATCGAGATGCTGCTGAAGGAAATTCCGTCCGACAAAAAGTACGAACGCCCCGCCGCGTGA